The following proteins are encoded in a genomic region of Burkholderia cepacia:
- a CDS encoding BMA_0021/BMA_0022 family TOMM bacteriocin, whose product MSKDLRLPTYEQFLEYRATVIRAIALAWHSPAFLDELEADPVEALREHFDYHFPFRLDLKVQPKSSEWTPTVNGDWTAGRRNKLTLYLPPAPADKAQFAQALAAYNANHITIME is encoded by the coding sequence ATGAGCAAGGATCTTCGATTACCGACGTACGAGCAGTTTCTCGAATACCGCGCAACCGTCATCCGGGCAATCGCGCTGGCGTGGCATTCGCCGGCGTTTCTCGACGAGCTCGAGGCCGACCCGGTCGAGGCGCTGCGCGAGCATTTCGACTATCACTTTCCGTTCCGGCTCGACCTGAAGGTGCAGCCGAAATCGTCCGAGTGGACGCCGACCGTCAATGGCGACTGGACGGCCGGCCGGAGAAACAAGCTCACGCTGTACCTGCCGCCCGCGCCGGCGGACAAGGCGCAATTCGCGCAGGCGCTGGCCGCCTACAACGCGAACCACATCACCATCATGGAATGA
- a CDS encoding TOMM precursor leader peptide-binding protein, whose protein sequence is MLDDLSRVLRFKPHLLVLDAGPETLFVVDEFKRVMLSGAIFVQIAACLRARMTIAEIVTSLAGAFGEWDVLARLDQLVRRGYVRTDLPHDDDAARGFFERAGLDGDAACAHVAQLRVAIERFGADDTALRRALDAAGIDVVTEAGLTVAIADTHDRDDLAACAARVAARGGALLVVTTGGVQTLIGPLLGGGDALADAPCIECVRYWIRINRPVEALLARHHGSDAVRLPQAASHAAAAAAAALVAAMVEQVAVNSAASERAQTHILAQRIDTLAAERHRVLKRPQCPCCGNPEWMREQAARAPRLAAHEPLARAEGGYRTADAQQVFARHAHLVSPVSGAIAYLHPMPKRHAGLRKVYASGFLVCPAAVPGSNRFDRICSGKGRTDDQARASALCEALERFSSVYQGDEATLAGSIESLLADPACDAAPIHVNDLQQFSERQFDAREAINTLTRDVRKQVPPRFTARDVIDWTPAWSLVTGRRHLVPLSYCYAETPDSARAPAACVHNPNGCAAGSSVDEAILQGMLELIERDAVAIWWYNRIARPGIELSSFDDPYFDALVREYAAFGWRLWALDITTDLGVPTVAALAENPQDGRFSIGFGCHPDGALAVQRALTEVNQLLDVAADAPHPWDRDKLADTGFLYQAAELPRTTRSTWQPVGAASLPAAIAQGVGRIAAAGMDVLVVDKTRPDLGLSVVQVIAPGLCHFWPRFGAQRLYSVPVRLGWREQPCRETELNEALLFL, encoded by the coding sequence ATGCTCGATGACCTTTCGCGCGTGTTGCGCTTCAAACCGCATTTGCTCGTGCTCGATGCCGGGCCCGAGACCCTGTTCGTCGTCGACGAATTCAAGCGCGTGATGCTGTCCGGCGCGATCTTCGTGCAGATCGCGGCGTGCCTGCGGGCGCGGATGACGATCGCGGAGATCGTGACGTCGCTTGCCGGTGCGTTCGGCGAATGGGACGTGCTCGCGCGCCTCGATCAACTGGTGCGTCGCGGGTACGTGCGCACGGACCTGCCGCACGACGACGATGCGGCACGCGGGTTCTTCGAGCGTGCGGGGCTCGACGGCGACGCGGCCTGCGCGCACGTCGCGCAATTGCGTGTCGCGATCGAGCGGTTCGGCGCCGACGATACGGCGCTCAGGCGCGCGCTCGATGCGGCCGGCATCGACGTCGTGACGGAGGCCGGGTTGACCGTCGCGATCGCCGATACGCACGATCGCGACGACCTCGCCGCGTGCGCCGCCCGCGTCGCGGCGCGCGGCGGGGCGTTGCTCGTCGTGACGACGGGTGGCGTACAGACGTTGATCGGGCCGTTGCTGGGCGGCGGCGACGCGCTCGCCGACGCGCCGTGCATCGAATGCGTGCGCTACTGGATTCGCATCAACCGGCCGGTCGAAGCACTGCTCGCGCGCCATCACGGCAGCGACGCGGTGCGTCTGCCGCAGGCTGCGTCGCATGCCGCGGCCGCGGCGGCGGCGGCGCTCGTGGCGGCGATGGTCGAGCAGGTCGCGGTCAATTCCGCGGCATCGGAACGGGCGCAGACCCATATCCTTGCGCAGCGCATCGACACGCTGGCCGCCGAGCGACACCGCGTGCTGAAGCGTCCGCAATGCCCGTGCTGCGGCAATCCCGAATGGATGCGCGAACAGGCGGCGCGCGCGCCGCGTCTCGCCGCTCACGAACCGCTGGCACGTGCCGAAGGCGGCTATCGCACCGCCGATGCGCAACAGGTGTTCGCGCGTCATGCCCATCTCGTCTCGCCGGTCAGCGGCGCGATCGCTTACCTGCACCCGATGCCGAAACGGCATGCGGGTCTGCGCAAGGTCTATGCGTCGGGTTTTCTCGTGTGCCCGGCGGCCGTACCGGGCAGCAACCGCTTCGACAGGATCTGCTCCGGCAAGGGCCGTACCGACGATCAGGCTCGCGCGAGTGCGCTGTGCGAGGCGCTCGAGCGATTCAGCAGCGTGTATCAGGGGGACGAGGCGACGCTTGCGGGAAGCATCGAAAGCCTGCTCGCCGATCCCGCATGCGATGCCGCCCCGATCCACGTGAACGACCTTCAACAGTTCAGCGAACGGCAATTCGACGCGCGCGAGGCGATCAACACGTTGACCCGCGATGTTCGAAAACAGGTGCCGCCGCGCTTCACGGCGCGCGACGTCATCGACTGGACGCCGGCCTGGTCGCTCGTGACCGGCCGGCGCCACCTCGTGCCGCTGAGCTACTGCTATGCGGAAACGCCGGACAGCGCGCGGGCGCCTGCCGCCTGCGTGCACAACCCCAACGGCTGCGCGGCGGGGTCGAGCGTCGACGAGGCGATCCTGCAAGGCATGCTCGAATTGATCGAGCGCGATGCGGTCGCGATCTGGTGGTACAACCGGATCGCGCGCCCCGGCATCGAATTGTCGAGTTTCGACGATCCGTATTTCGATGCGCTCGTACGCGAATACGCGGCGTTCGGATGGCGTTTGTGGGCGCTCGACATCACCACCGACCTCGGCGTGCCGACCGTGGCCGCGCTGGCGGAAAATCCGCAGGACGGGCGCTTCTCGATCGGCTTCGGCTGCCATCCGGACGGCGCCCTCGCCGTGCAGCGTGCGCTGACCGAAGTCAACCAGTTGCTCGATGTCGCCGCGGATGCCCCGCATCCGTGGGATCGCGACAAGCTGGCGGACACCGGATTCCTGTATCAGGCCGCCGAGTTACCCCGCACGACCCGCTCGACGTGGCAACCGGTCGGCGCCGCGTCGCTGCCGGCTGCGATCGCGCAGGGTGTCGGACGCATCGCGGCGGCCGGCATGGACGTGCTCGTTGTCGACAAGACGCGGCCCGACCTCGGCCTGTCCGTCGTGCAGGTGATCGCGCCGGGGCTGTGCCATTTCTGGCCGCGCTTCGGCGCGCAACGGCTCTATTCGGTTCCCGTTCGACTGGGTTGGCGTGAGCAGCCGTGCCGCGAGACGGAGTTGAACGAGGCGCTGCTGTTTCTCTGA
- a CDS encoding NUDIX hydrolase — MPQTLAPDTAPETSTVPVKERATVVCYRDEQVLLVARAASRWALPGGTIKRGETPLEAAHRELCEETGMTGQDLTYSMQFTGLAKIHHVFFAEVGLDHTPQANNEIEKCKWFPIDSVDGLRASIPTKRIVELVYNHEIRKA, encoded by the coding sequence ATGCCCCAAACCCTCGCACCCGACACAGCCCCCGAAACCAGCACCGTCCCAGTCAAGGAACGCGCGACCGTCGTCTGCTATCGCGATGAGCAGGTGTTGCTCGTCGCGCGAGCGGCGTCGCGCTGGGCCCTACCCGGCGGCACGATCAAGCGCGGGGAAACGCCGCTCGAAGCCGCGCATCGCGAGTTGTGCGAAGAAACCGGCATGACCGGCCAGGATCTGACGTACTCGATGCAGTTCACCGGGCTTGCGAAGATCCATCACGTGTTCTTTGCGGAAGTCGGCCTGGACCATACGCCGCAAGCGAACAACGAGATCGAGAAATGCAAGTGGTTTCCGATCGACAGTGTCGATGGATTGCGCGCGAGTATTCCGACGAAGCGAATCGTCGAACTCGTCTACAACCACGAAATCCGCAAGGCGTAG
- a CDS encoding BMA_0021/BMA_0022 family TOMM bacteriocin, producing the protein MANNNANPTLESMLEFQKVYLRAIALSWRNPEFKGELLEKPLETLAKYFGYQCPWIVDIEVLKTTGDHGWKSHGNGGGSWHLPRNVMTVGIPEQPLSLDEEAVALAAYCDAGPSYLFTCC; encoded by the coding sequence ATGGCAAACAACAACGCGAATCCGACGCTCGAATCGATGCTGGAGTTCCAGAAGGTCTATCTGCGCGCGATTGCACTCTCGTGGCGGAACCCGGAATTCAAGGGCGAACTGCTGGAGAAGCCGCTGGAGACGCTCGCGAAATACTTCGGTTACCAGTGCCCGTGGATCGTCGACATCGAGGTCCTCAAGACAACCGGCGATCATGGCTGGAAGAGCCACGGCAACGGTGGCGGCAGCTGGCACCTGCCGCGCAACGTGATGACGGTCGGCATACCGGAGCAGCCGTTAAGCCTGGACGAGGAGGCCGTTGCGCTCGCGGCCTACTGCGACGCCGGGCCGAGTTACCTGTTCACCTGCTGCTGA